The stretch of DNA CCCACCATCGACGAAATGCCTATTGCCAATAAAGAACCGAAGCTGTCACGGCATTGCTTGGCAATGTAGAAGCCGCGCAACACGATGATCGCCAGCATAGCCAAAACAGCGGCCACACCGATGAATCCCAGCTCTTCGGCTATGACGGCCATGATGAAATCCGTATGCGGTTCCGGCAAATAACCCAGCTTCTGGACTCCCTGTCCCAGCCCATCGCCGAAAATGCCGCCATTGCCGATTGCAAGATAAGATTGGACCAATTGAAACCCGTCATCCTGTACATGCTCCTCATCGAATGGCTGATAGGCACCTGTAAAACGGGAAATCCGTTCTTCATTGACCATGTGGGGCAATACAGCCAATATCAATACAACACCAGCCAATATCAGGATAGACAAATGCTTGAACCGTATCCCCGCACTAAGGATGATCGAGCAGGAAATCAGGAATACAATCGATGCAGAGCCTACATCAGGCTGGATGACGATCAAGCCTAATACCATCCCCAATACAATCAAAGGCGGCAGGACACCTTTTGAAAAGCTATGCAGATATTTCTGTTTTTTGGCGTAAACTGCCGCCAGATAAATGATCATACCCACTTTCGCCAGCTCTGCAGGCTGCAGGCTGAAGAACCCAAGATTGAACCAGGACCTTGATCCATTCACCTTGCCCGTGAACAAGACGCCCACAAGCATGATGATGATGATGACCATGATCGGCTTGATCCATTTCTGGAATTTTTGATAGGGCACAAGGCAGAAAAAGGCAAAGACAGGCAGTGCCAAACATATCCAAATCAAGGTCCTGACAAAGAATGCAGTAGCTGGTTCGCCGAACTTGACAACCGCAACTGTATAGCTTGCACTGTAAACCATCACGGCTCCGAAAGCTGTCAGCAGCAATGGTGTGAATAGTAAAGTAAAATCGAAATTACGCAATCTTTTTTTCATCTTAAAGCTCCCATAGTATGTATTTTACGAACTTCTTAATCCGCCAGATTCATAGAATAATAAAAAAACCCCGCCAAATTAAAGGGCAATGGGGTTTCATCTTTCATATGGGATGCCCGTACAAACAATTGCAGACGGCCTGCCGGTCCTGTTACGGACGCATAGACCGCTGTGCCGCTTCATGCAGCACATTCAACTGCCTTTCCAAGTTTTCAAGAAGCTCTTTTCCATCCTCTTCTTTCACAAGGTTCAATCGAATTGCAAAATCTATTTCACGTGACAAACCAAACATTTGTGTATCGAGTACTTCTTCATATAGCGGACACTGCGGCATCGTCAAATTGTCCATCTGTACTTTGATTAATTTAAGTATTTTATCAGCATCCGCCAAAAGAAGGGCATATGCTTTCTCTTGATTACTAACGGTGATCTCAGATATCAATATTATCCCTCCGTTAAACAGACTTCTTCTTTACAATTCTAGCGGTAGTCCTGGTAAATTGCAAGACACGTCCACCTATTAATTTTGTCGAATCATTGTCACTTGTCACATTCTTTATGTTAAGCTATATCTATAGATACTCTGGAAAAGGAAGTGTCGTTTATATGGTAATCACCTTGACAGGGAAAGTGGATTTCCCGCTAACACTCGATCCATCAGTCTGGATTTTCGATGATCGCAAAATCCTTTTTGAAAACGCTTTTAAAGAAATCGAGCCAGTTCCCGCCGCCGAAGAAAAGCATTGGGACCGCTCTGTCTATCAGCAAAAGATGAAGCCCCCCATCAATAAAAGCCTTACAAGAGAAGAGAGAAAACAGGCATTGGAGAACAGCTATGTCATGCCCATCGCTGATTTTCTCTCCACGGCCGGCATACAGGATGATGCCACGCATGCCGTATTCGTGACAGAAAACGGGGAGGAAATCGTTCCTTTGGACGAGCTTGAGGCCAGTCTGTTCCTATTTGCCATAGATGGTCGCAGCATCAAAGAATCCGGTCCTGCCCACTGCTACCTGCCAAGCAGGAAAGAAGACCCGATCAAGGCCATCCGGCAGATAAAGATCTGCTGAGCTTTCGGTATAGGAACTTCCCCGGGCGGATATGACTGGTAGAGTCTGTCGGCAGCATACGCACATTGGCTCATCGTATGGTAAACTGGAAAAGTATTATACTCTTTGAGGTGATAGCATGCGTGTGCAATGTGTACTCTGCGATAAAGTAGAAGAAATAGATGATGGAAGTCCGCACGCAAAGAAATTGCGGAACCGCCGTAATACGATGCATCTATGCAGCGAATGCTCGGATCGCATCTCCCAGCGGACGAAGGAACGAAAAGCGACCGGTAATTTCAATCTGTACCGGGAAAAGAAGACGGATGAACCTTTAATTTGATAAATGAGGTGAGACGATGTCAAAAGGATTGGCTTTGTTGACCGCCATATTGGTGATTGCCTGCTTCGTAGCCGCAGGTGTGACAATCAGCTACCAAAATTACGGCTGGATGACTTTCGCGATCATTGCCGGATTCTTCATCATGGGGGCCGGAATCTTCGCAAAACGAAAAGGGCAGTAAAAAAAGACGGGATTTCCCGTCTTTTTTCATTTCAATTCAATATAATCCTCGATCAATTCCCGATGGATGCTGCTGTTGGCTGCAACTATCGTTGTCCGATTAAGGAAGTCGACCGGCTCGCCGGCTGCATCAGTCAGCTTGCCTCCTACTTCCTGCAGAAGCACGAAACCGCCTGCGTAATCCCATGGCTGAAGACTGAAGGTCAAATAAGCATCCGTTATCCCTTCAGCAAGGAAGGCAAGCTCCAATGCTGCCGATCCATAAGCACGAGAGCCCATTGCACGATAAATGAGCTGCTGCAGCTTTTCCTCATTCACACGTCGATTAGGACAGAGCCAGAAGTGATTCAGCTCGATGATGGATTGATCGATCGTCTTTTCCGGGAGCATGGGCAGCTTGACATCATCCTTGTAAGCTCCTTCTCCTCGTTTCGCATGATAAAGCGTATCCTCCATCACATTGTAAACTATCCCGATTTCCGCTATACCGTCATGTATGATCCCTACCGATATGGCAAAATTGGTTTTCTGATGGACGAAATTCATCGTACCGTCAATTGGATCGATTATCCAGACTGTTCCTTTCGTTTCGGATACAGCCTCGCCGATGCCTTCCTCCCCCAACACTTTGTGTGATGGGTAGTTTTCCCGGATTTTCTCCAAAAAGAAGGATTCCACTGCCTTGTCCATCTTTGTCACAAGATCTTTCGGGCTTGACTTTGTCATGATCTCCAATGGTTCATCCATCTTCCCTTTGATAAGCCGCCCCGCTTCCAGTACCCACTGCCGTGCTTGCTTATGCAATGTATGCTTCATTGATTGCTCCATCATGTGGTCCCCCATTCTTTCCACTAGCTTATCACAAATATGCTCAGGATTCGAACCGATTCAATTGCTCACTCAGCAACCGAAGCTTCTCCTTCGTTTCCCGAACTGCCTTGTCATCATCTTCCTGCATGGCATCATGCAGTGTCATAAGATAATAATCGATTTCCAGACGTATGGCAGGCACCTTTTCCTCTGCTTCCCTTTTCCTTAAAGCCTCCATCACATCACGCATCTTCGCCCCTCCCATCCTTTGATTCCAATCTGTGAAGTTGTTTCTTTTTACCACTGCAGCGCGGTTTGTAAACCTTTCCTTGCTTGCAATTTACTTTTTGGACAGGTATGATGAAGGGAGATTTCTGCAAGGAGTGACAATGATGACCGCATTATTCACGAAAGAAGATTTCGACGTTTTTTCAATAGATGGATTGGAAGAAAGAATGGAAGTGCTCCGCAGCCGCTTGTCCCCGAAATTGGAAATGCTCGCTGCAGAGCTTGCGCCTTATGCGGAGCAAGTGACAGATCATGATATGTACGTCCATGTCGCAAAGCATGCACGCCGTACGAAGAACCCCCCAAAAGATACATGGTCCGCCCTTGCTTCCAGTAAACGCGGCTATAAGAAACTGCCTCACTTCCAAATCGGGCTTTGGGGTACACATGTATTCGTCCAATTTGCACTTATTTACGAAAGCCCATTGAAGGAAACTGCCGGACGTAAAATGACGGAAGCGAAGGAACAGATTTTGGATTCCATCCCTTCCCACTATGTCTGGTCGATGGATCATATGAAGCCGGATGCTTCCCCTATATCCGAAGAGCTTTTCGACAAGATTGCAGACCGCTTGCAGCATGTCAAAAAAGCAGAGCTTGTCTGCGGCGTCCATTTGCAGCCTGAGGACCCAGCGCTTGCTTCGAAGGAAGCATTCCTTAAAGTATGCAAGGACGTACTGAAGCATACAGCCATCTTGTACGAGCAAGCTGCGTTTGAACCTGTATAACACGGAATCCCCCTCCCGATTTAAGGGAGGGGGATTCTATTTACATTTTAATTTTTTCACCTGAGGCTGCTGCCCTTGCTTTTTTCACCGCTCTATAGCTGGAGTAGCCGGAGTCTTTCTCAAATCTAGCGTCCAGCTGCTTTTCTTCCGAT from Terribacillus sp. FSL K6-0262 encodes:
- a CDS encoding DUF5325 family protein, which codes for MSKGLALLTAILVIACFVAAGVTISYQNYGWMTFAIIAGFFIMGAGIFAKRKGQ
- a CDS encoding YlaN family protein, producing MISEITVSNQEKAYALLLADADKILKLIKVQMDNLTMPQCPLYEEVLDTQMFGLSREIDFAIRLNLVKEEDGKELLENLERQLNVLHEAAQRSMRP
- the ftsW gene encoding putative lipid II flippase FtsW, with translation MKKRLRNFDFTLLFTPLLLTAFGAVMVYSASYTVAVVKFGEPATAFFVRTLIWICLALPVFAFFCLVPYQKFQKWIKPIMVIIIIMLVGVLFTGKVNGSRSWFNLGFFSLQPAELAKVGMIIYLAAVYAKKQKYLHSFSKGVLPPLIVLGMVLGLIVIQPDVGSASIVFLISCSIILSAGIRFKHLSILILAGVVLILAVLPHMVNEERISRFTGAYQPFDEEHVQDDGFQLVQSYLAIGNGGIFGDGLGQGVQKLGYLPEPHTDFIMAVIAEELGFIGVAAVLAMLAIIVLRGFYIAKQCRDSFGSLLAIGISSMVGIQTFINLGAITGLLPITGVTLPFVSYGGTSLMILFASMGILNNIARHVRSQELFVTESTFTQDKRGRRPSNRQRIRTTSTTTQTRGKTRGGERWTN
- a CDS encoding inositol monophosphatase family protein, with the protein product MMEQSMKHTLHKQARQWVLEAGRLIKGKMDEPLEIMTKSSPKDLVTKMDKAVESFFLEKIRENYPSHKVLGEEGIGEAVSETKGTVWIIDPIDGTMNFVHQKTNFAISVGIIHDGIAEIGIVYNVMEDTLYHAKRGEGAYKDDVKLPMLPEKTIDQSIIELNHFWLCPNRRVNEEKLQQLIYRAMGSRAYGSAALELAFLAEGITDAYLTFSLQPWDYAGGFVLLQEVGGKLTDAAGEPVDFLNRTTIVAANSSIHRELIEDYIELK
- a CDS encoding DUF1054 domain-containing protein, which encodes MMTALFTKEDFDVFSIDGLEERMEVLRSRLSPKLEMLAAELAPYAEQVTDHDMYVHVAKHARRTKNPPKDTWSALASSKRGYKKLPHFQIGLWGTHVFVQFALIYESPLKETAGRKMTEAKEQILDSIPSHYVWSMDHMKPDASPISEELFDKIADRLQHVKKAELVCGVHLQPEDPALASKEAFLKVCKDVLKHTAILYEQAAFEPV
- a CDS encoding YlaI family protein, producing the protein MRVQCVLCDKVEEIDDGSPHAKKLRNRRNTMHLCSECSDRISQRTKERKATGNFNLYREKKTDEPLI